A single genomic interval of Zingiber officinale cultivar Zhangliang chromosome 4A, Zo_v1.1, whole genome shotgun sequence harbors:
- the LOC121973778 gene encoding cytochrome b5-like has product MASHGKVYTLAEVSTHNSSEDCWLVIHGKVYDVTKFLQDHPGGDEVLLLATGKDATLDFEDVGHSTSAKASMDEYYVGEIDTATIPKEVLDTPTKQPNHNPGKTSNFIVDILRVLVPLLILGYAIGVRYYSKSA; this is encoded by the exons ATGGCCAGCCACGGGAAGGTCTACACCCTAGCTGAGGTCTCCACGCACAACTCCTCCGAGGACTGTTGGCTCGTCATCCACGGCAAG GTTTATGATGTTACCAAATTCTTACAAGATCACCCTGGAGGAGATGAAGTTTTGCTCTTAGCCACTG GGAAAGATGCAACTCTTGATTTTGAAGATGTAGGTCATAGCACCTCTGCCAAGGCATCGATGGATGAGTATTATGTTGGCGAAATTGATACTGCTACAATCCCAAAGGAAGTACTCGACACTCCTACCAAACAGCCAAACCATAACCCGGGCAAGACATCCAACTTTATTGTTGACATCCTCCGAGTTTTagttcctcttcttatcttgggtTATGCTATCGGCGTCAGATACTACTCAAAATCAGCTTAA